One Nitrospira sp. genomic region harbors:
- a CDS encoding Ppx/GppA family phosphatase, which yields MPKLAVLDIGTNSIHMVLAEVQPDYTYKILDRFKDMTRLGDGVFTSRRLSDQAMMRGLEVIRNLVTLARNKGYERIEGVATSAVREARNGGEFLDHVAQQTGLTVRVITGAEEARLIFLGVQNSVALPEPPTLVIDIGGGSVEVIVGNRETIYQARSLKLGAIRLKDLYLTKTPPSKAMLHELEEAVTGQLKQALGTYKTKRVEQIIATSGMAGNLAEVIYLQRTGRPLQQLNLTKISAKEIAAVEKRLADATLKTRLAMPGLDPKRVDTLLPATMVFRILLDLLRKDELTICDKAIREGIIYDFIQRHHEGIQAERDIPDVRKRNILALARRCHVSETHALHVAGLALRLFDQTTSLHGFGQREREWLEFAAILHDIGYLINSRQHHKHAYYLIKNSDLSGFTAEEIDLVANVSRYHRRSVPTRKHSEFTALPEGNQRIINVLSALLRIADGLDRSQFSVVRNVEVKIGKTVVITVDVSGDAELEIWAARGRSDLFEKVFKRPVQFVTTSQEDDVT from the coding sequence ATGCCCAAACTGGCCGTCCTCGATATCGGCACCAATTCCATTCATATGGTCCTGGCGGAAGTTCAGCCGGACTACACCTATAAGATTCTCGACCGCTTCAAAGACATGACCCGTCTCGGTGACGGGGTGTTCACGTCACGCCGCCTCTCCGACCAGGCGATGATGCGCGGACTCGAAGTCATCCGGAACCTGGTCACGCTGGCCAGGAACAAGGGCTACGAGCGGATCGAAGGCGTGGCGACCAGCGCGGTACGAGAGGCGCGAAACGGCGGGGAATTTCTCGATCATGTCGCACAACAAACCGGGTTGACGGTCCGGGTCATCACAGGCGCAGAGGAAGCCCGCTTAATCTTCCTTGGCGTGCAGAACAGCGTCGCTCTCCCTGAGCCGCCTACCCTCGTGATCGATATCGGAGGCGGTTCGGTCGAGGTGATCGTCGGGAACCGGGAAACGATCTATCAGGCTCGCAGCCTCAAGTTGGGAGCGATTCGGCTCAAAGATTTGTATCTGACCAAGACGCCGCCCTCTAAGGCGATGCTGCACGAACTCGAAGAGGCTGTGACCGGTCAACTCAAGCAGGCGCTCGGTACCTATAAGACAAAACGCGTGGAGCAGATCATCGCCACTTCCGGGATGGCGGGCAACCTGGCCGAAGTCATTTATCTGCAGCGCACGGGCCGCCCGCTCCAGCAGCTGAACCTCACGAAAATTTCGGCGAAAGAAATTGCCGCCGTTGAAAAACGTCTGGCCGACGCCACGCTGAAAACCCGGCTGGCCATGCCGGGGCTTGATCCCAAACGCGTGGATACGCTGCTTCCTGCGACGATGGTGTTTCGAATTCTGCTCGACCTGTTACGGAAAGATGAGCTGACGATTTGCGACAAGGCGATCCGGGAAGGGATCATTTACGATTTTATTCAGCGGCACCACGAGGGTATTCAGGCGGAGCGGGACATTCCCGATGTCCGGAAGCGGAACATTCTGGCCCTGGCTCGCCGGTGCCATGTCTCCGAGACGCATGCGCTCCATGTCGCCGGACTCGCCTTACGCCTGTTCGATCAAACCACGTCGTTGCACGGATTCGGGCAGCGGGAGCGTGAGTGGCTGGAGTTCGCGGCCATCCTGCACGACATCGGATATTTGATCAATTCACGCCAGCATCACAAACATGCCTACTACTTGATCAAGAACAGCGATCTTTCCGGATTCACCGCCGAGGAAATCGATCTGGTGGCGAATGTCTCGCGGTATCACCGCCGCTCGGTACCGACGCGGAAGCACAGTGAGTTCACCGCGTTGCCGGAAGGGAATCAGCGCATCATCAACGTGCTGTCGGCCCTGCTCCGTATTGCCGACGGATTGGATCGAAGCCAGTTTTCGGTGGTGCGGAATGTCGAGGTCAAAATCGGCAAGACCGTCGTCATCACGGTGGACGTGTCGGGTGATGCCGAGCTGGAAATCTGGGCGGCGCGGGGTCGCAGCGATCTCTTCGAGAAGGTGTTCAAGCGGCCGGTTCAGTTCGTCACCACAAGCCAGGAAGACGACGTCACCTAA
- the phoU gene encoding phosphate signaling complex protein PhoU, producing the protein MQRHFDQDLAHLKQTLLRMGGLVESQIQQALQALVDRDSDLAVDVIKQDHDVNALDVEIDELCIQLLALQQPTARDLRFVTTGMKISSELERMGDLADNIAQRALELNGEPQLKPYIDIPRMANWTMRMVKDCLDAFVNSDPVLARKVCADDDFVDEVNEQLFRELLSFMLEDTRTITRAIRLTFVAKSLERIADHATNIAELVVYMVEGKNIRHVAPSASM; encoded by the coding sequence ATGCAACGACATTTCGATCAAGACCTCGCGCATCTCAAGCAGACATTGCTCCGTATGGGCGGGCTCGTCGAATCGCAGATTCAACAGGCCCTGCAGGCGCTGGTGGATCGGGATTCCGATCTGGCGGTCGATGTCATCAAGCAGGACCACGATGTCAACGCGTTGGATGTCGAGATCGACGAACTCTGCATTCAATTGCTGGCGCTGCAACAGCCGACGGCTCGCGATCTCCGCTTCGTGACGACGGGGATGAAGATTTCGTCTGAACTGGAACGGATGGGCGATCTGGCCGACAACATCGCGCAGCGAGCCCTGGAGCTGAACGGCGAGCCGCAGCTGAAGCCCTATATCGACATTCCGCGCATGGCCAATTGGACGATGCGTATGGTCAAGGACTGTCTGGATGCCTTCGTGAATTCAGATCCGGTGCTGGCGCGGAAGGTGTGCGCGGACGACGACTTTGTCGATGAGGTGAACGAGCAGTTGTTTCGAGAACTGCTCTCCTTTATGCTGGAAGATACGCGGACCATTACCCGCGCGATCCGGCTCACCTTCGTGGCGAAGTCGCTCGAACGGATTGCCGATCATGCCACCAATATTGCGGAGCTTGTCGTCTACATGGTTGAAGGCAAGAACATCCGGCACGTAGCTCCCTCTGCGAGCATGTAG
- a CDS encoding phosphate ABC transporter ATP-binding protein, producing MDIQTCSLSPTAPALSLRPTVPQPRLTRSHEAQGTSVDAKMLVRNLDFYYGQRQALFRVSLTVRTHSVTSFIGPSGCGKSTLLRCLNRMNDLVEGARAVGRVALDGVDIYDPAIDVTDLRKRVGMVFQKSNPFPKSIYDNVAYGPRLHGTKDKRSLDKLVQHSLQGAGLWDEVKDRLMQSALGLSGGQQQRLCIARALAVQPDVILMDEPCSALDPIATGKIEELIYTLKDTYTVVIVTHNMQQAARVSDQCGFFLMGELVEFGDTKTIFTTPHDKRTEDYITGRFG from the coding sequence ATGGATATCCAGACTTGTAGTCTGTCGCCGACGGCGCCGGCATTGTCACTGCGTCCGACCGTTCCGCAACCGCGTCTCACTCGTTCCCACGAGGCGCAAGGAACTTCCGTCGATGCAAAAATGCTGGTCCGCAATCTCGACTTTTATTATGGCCAACGACAGGCCCTCTTTCGGGTCTCACTGACGGTACGGACCCATTCGGTCACCTCCTTCATCGGGCCATCGGGGTGCGGAAAATCCACGTTGCTGCGATGTCTGAATCGTATGAACGATCTGGTGGAAGGGGCGCGCGCGGTGGGACGTGTGGCACTGGACGGTGTCGACATCTACGACCCCGCCATCGACGTCACCGATCTCAGGAAGCGTGTGGGGATGGTCTTTCAGAAATCGAACCCGTTTCCCAAATCGATCTACGACAATGTCGCGTATGGGCCGCGTCTGCACGGCACCAAGGATAAGCGGTCTCTGGATAAACTCGTGCAGCATAGTCTGCAGGGCGCCGGACTCTGGGATGAGGTAAAGGACCGGTTGATGCAAAGTGCCCTGGGACTGTCAGGCGGACAGCAACAGCGGTTGTGCATCGCGCGCGCGCTGGCGGTCCAGCCCGACGTCATCCTGATGGATGAGCCCTGTTCGGCCCTGGACCCCATCGCGACCGGCAAGATCGAAGAACTCATCTATACTTTGAAGGACACCTACACCGTGGTGATCGTGACGCACAACATGCAGCAGGCCGCGCGCGTGTCGGATCAATGCGGTTTTTTTCTGATGGGCGAATTGGTAGAGTTCGGCGATACCAAGACGATTTTTACGACCCCGCACGATAAACGAACGGAAGACTACATCACCGGGCGGTTTGGATAA
- the pstA gene encoding phosphate ABC transporter permease PstA, giving the protein MKDFWRGGELFVWMTASGVALSLLMVAGMLALIMINGLGQFWPGALQETTLRTQETVIGQVVGEEVIPNSVTPDSPSGQRRFRYRVGNRDVFGSEYRWINAADIVSSARSEDLTVVERREWGPAFGRITVGVEGAAAGSASGSSWSTVKTLVERANQLRRRIEHLEREDIGSINYRIEKARLARHALTLSGRLSPGDAEQDQRLIDQITALERDYLAKAEALERLHKEAGQEVLFLTVSTGRTVRLSLDQVLAVSRPNGMHWVEKLLAYVHNLWLFVSSEPREANTEGGIFPAIFGTVLMVFLMTLAVMPFGVMAAVYLREYAQQGPLVRLVRIAVNNLAGVPSIVFGVFGLAFFVYALGGTIDQWLFPEALPNPTFGTGGILWASLTLALLTVPVVIVATEEGLSAVPRDFREGSLGLGATKFETLRHVILPCALPGILTGLILAMARAAGEVAPLMLTGVVKLAPALPLDEYLPFLHLDRKFMHLGFHIYDVGFQSPNVEAAKPMVYMTTLILILVVVLLNWAAVRLRNRLRRRFTASAV; this is encoded by the coding sequence ATGAAGGACTTTTGGCGAGGCGGGGAACTGTTCGTCTGGATGACGGCCTCCGGTGTGGCGCTCAGCCTGTTGATGGTGGCCGGGATGCTTGCCTTAATTATGATCAACGGCCTGGGACAATTCTGGCCCGGTGCATTGCAGGAAACGACGCTGAGGACGCAGGAGACGGTGATCGGTCAGGTGGTGGGAGAAGAAGTCATCCCCAATTCGGTCACGCCGGACTCGCCGTCCGGACAACGCCGTTTTCGGTATCGGGTCGGCAATCGGGATGTGTTCGGGTCCGAATATCGTTGGATCAATGCCGCGGATATTGTGTCGAGCGCGCGTTCCGAGGATCTCACGGTTGTCGAGCGGCGTGAGTGGGGGCCTGCCTTCGGTCGGATCACGGTCGGCGTGGAGGGGGCAGCAGCAGGAAGCGCAAGCGGGAGTTCATGGTCGACGGTGAAGACGCTGGTGGAGCGGGCCAATCAGTTACGTCGGCGGATCGAACATCTGGAGCGAGAAGACATTGGATCCATCAACTATCGGATTGAGAAGGCCAGGCTTGCCCGACATGCGTTGACGCTGAGCGGTCGACTTAGCCCTGGCGATGCCGAACAAGACCAGCGTCTCATCGATCAGATTACCGCGTTGGAACGAGACTATCTCGCCAAGGCTGAGGCGCTTGAGCGGCTGCATAAGGAGGCCGGGCAGGAGGTCTTGTTTTTGACCGTCTCCACCGGACGGACGGTGCGGCTCTCTCTCGATCAGGTGTTGGCCGTCAGTCGGCCGAACGGGATGCATTGGGTTGAGAAGCTCCTGGCCTATGTCCACAATCTGTGGCTGTTTGTTTCCAGCGAACCCCGTGAAGCGAACACGGAGGGCGGCATCTTCCCGGCGATCTTCGGCACGGTGCTGATGGTCTTTCTGATGACCTTGGCTGTGATGCCGTTCGGTGTGATGGCGGCCGTCTATTTGCGGGAATATGCGCAACAGGGTCCGTTGGTGAGGCTGGTCCGGATTGCGGTGAACAACCTGGCCGGTGTGCCGTCCATTGTCTTCGGGGTCTTCGGCCTCGCCTTTTTTGTCTACGCGCTGGGTGGCACGATCGACCAATGGTTGTTTCCCGAGGCGCTCCCGAATCCCACCTTCGGCACGGGCGGCATCCTGTGGGCTTCTTTGACCCTGGCGCTCCTCACCGTCCCGGTCGTGATCGTGGCGACGGAGGAAGGACTGTCTGCGGTCCCACGGGATTTCCGGGAAGGTTCGCTCGGACTGGGCGCGACCAAATTTGAAACGCTCCGGCATGTGATCCTCCCCTGTGCGTTACCGGGAATTTTGACGGGACTGATCCTGGCCATGGCGAGGGCGGCCGGGGAAGTGGCGCCCTTGATGCTGACCGGGGTGGTGAAATTGGCCCCTGCCCTCCCGCTGGACGAATACCTTCCCTTTCTGCATCTCGATCGAAAGTTCATGCACTTGGGATTCCATATTTACGACGTCGGATTTCAGTCCCCGAACGTCGAGGCGGCGAAGCCGATGGTGTATATGACCACGCTGATTCTGATCCTCGTGGTCGTGTTGCTGAATTGGGCGGCCGTGCGGCTACGCAACCGTTTACGGCGACGATTTACCGCATCGGCAGTGTGA
- a CDS encoding ABC transporter permease subunit, with protein sequence MLRPVHLRTLFDRLARAIITVGGLATIVSILGIFFFLFREVTPLFTAPSAKLTQRLSVPALLVDEGPAQVAVDEHREIAQVFTSGAIQFFDLASGQPIPLEMPAQVTSRQITAMASGGGNAPRLAVGTADGEILFLKVGTTTEFTDQGERRKRPHIRAGQPIPLTKSPIVRLAYRANDQGSLLALLSKGGRLLVVRIAADDVAGDHPIITELPQPKGAVTALALDALLENLYVGTADGQVVHVALSETESPEMRAAYTVAASSTAVTTLGFLSGDRSLVVMSEDGAVSTWGLVRRADAPSGWKLTQIHTLRPHNAPVTAFAPSQRVKGFVTGDMKGNLFLHHATSSQTLLRLANSEFPIRAVAFAPKGDGLIALDGAGQLTLYQVQNAYPEVTLETLFGKIWYEGYDQPAHVWQSSSGSDDVEPKLGLLPLAFGTLKGTMYALFLAVPIAILAALCTSQFMHQDLRAKIKPIIEVMAALPTVVLGFLAGLWLAPLLERMLPAVAGMALVLPLLVVVASFAWYLCPLSVKRHLPQGQEALLLLPIMALGIVGCLWANSTIEGWWFDGNVKAWLSTRLGIEYDQRNALIVGIMMGFAIVPVIYSIAEEALSNVPKIQIAGSLALGATRWQTVLYLVLLSASPGIFSAVMIGFGRAIGETMIVLMATGNTPILDWNWANGFRTLSANIAVEIPEAPHGGSLYRVLFLAALLLFIVTFVINSLAELIRQRLRDKYSHG encoded by the coding sequence ATGCTGAGGCCTGTGCATCTCCGAACATTGTTCGATCGGCTTGCCCGGGCCATTATTACCGTCGGTGGGCTGGCGACCATCGTCAGCATTCTCGGGATCTTCTTTTTTCTGTTTCGCGAAGTCACCCCGTTGTTCACGGCGCCGAGCGCGAAGTTGACTCAACGCCTGAGTGTGCCTGCCCTGCTTGTGGACGAAGGTCCGGCTCAGGTGGCGGTCGATGAACATCGTGAGATCGCGCAGGTGTTCACATCAGGAGCCATTCAGTTCTTCGATCTGGCATCGGGCCAACCCATCCCGTTGGAGATGCCGGCACAGGTAACGAGCCGCCAGATCACGGCGATGGCGTCCGGAGGCGGCAATGCTCCGCGGTTGGCCGTGGGCACAGCCGATGGTGAAATCCTGTTCTTGAAAGTCGGCACCACGACGGAATTTACCGATCAAGGCGAGCGACGCAAGCGCCCGCATATTCGCGCCGGTCAACCTATTCCACTGACGAAGAGCCCCATCGTCCGGCTGGCCTACCGGGCCAATGATCAAGGAAGTCTGCTGGCCCTCCTGTCGAAGGGCGGCCGGCTGCTCGTCGTGCGCATAGCGGCGGATGACGTGGCGGGCGACCATCCGATCATCACGGAACTGCCGCAACCGAAAGGTGCGGTGACGGCTCTCGCCCTGGATGCGTTACTTGAAAATCTGTATGTGGGAACCGCGGACGGACAGGTGGTGCATGTCGCCTTGTCCGAGACGGAGTCGCCGGAGATGAGGGCCGCCTATACTGTCGCCGCATCCTCGACGGCCGTCACGACGTTGGGGTTTCTGAGTGGCGATCGTAGCCTGGTGGTCATGTCTGAGGACGGTGCGGTCTCGACCTGGGGACTTGTGCGACGCGCCGATGCCCCGTCCGGTTGGAAACTGACCCAAATCCATACCCTCCGCCCTCACAATGCGCCGGTCACCGCGTTTGCTCCGTCGCAACGGGTCAAGGGGTTCGTGACCGGCGATATGAAGGGCAATCTGTTCCTGCACCATGCGACCTCTTCTCAAACGTTGTTGCGGCTGGCCAACAGTGAGTTTCCGATCCGCGCCGTGGCGTTCGCGCCGAAAGGCGACGGGTTGATCGCGTTGGACGGGGCCGGGCAACTGACTCTGTACCAGGTGCAGAATGCCTATCCAGAAGTGACGCTCGAGACGTTGTTCGGCAAGATCTGGTACGAGGGGTACGATCAGCCGGCGCATGTGTGGCAATCCTCCTCCGGGTCGGATGATGTTGAGCCGAAGCTCGGTCTGCTTCCGCTGGCATTCGGAACTCTCAAGGGGACGATGTACGCCCTGTTTCTCGCCGTGCCGATTGCCATTCTGGCGGCGCTGTGCACCTCGCAATTCATGCATCAGGACCTGCGCGCGAAAATTAAACCTATTATTGAAGTCATGGCGGCGTTGCCGACCGTGGTGCTCGGTTTCCTTGCCGGGCTCTGGCTGGCCCCTCTTCTTGAACGAATGCTCCCGGCGGTGGCCGGTATGGCGCTGGTGTTGCCTCTGCTGGTTGTCGTGGCCTCGTTCGCCTGGTACCTCTGTCCGTTGTCCGTGAAACGCCACCTCCCGCAGGGTCAGGAAGCATTGCTGCTGCTCCCCATCATGGCTCTCGGAATCGTCGGCTGCCTCTGGGCCAATTCCACCATCGAAGGCTGGTGGTTCGATGGGAACGTCAAGGCCTGGCTCTCAACCCGGCTCGGTATCGAATACGATCAGCGCAACGCGCTGATCGTCGGTATCATGATGGGGTTTGCCATCGTCCCGGTCATCTACAGTATTGCCGAAGAGGCGCTGTCCAATGTGCCGAAGATCCAAATCGCCGGGTCGCTCGCGCTGGGCGCGACTCGTTGGCAAACCGTTCTGTATCTGGTGCTGTTGTCCGCCAGCCCGGGAATATTCTCCGCCGTGATGATCGGGTTCGGGCGTGCGATCGGGGAAACCATGATCGTCCTGATGGCCACGGGGAATACTCCCATTCTCGATTGGAATTGGGCGAACGGCTTTCGGACGCTGTCGGCCAATATCGCCGTGGAAATTCCGGAAGCTCCGCATGGCGGAAGTCTCTATCGGGTGTTGTTCCTCGCCGCCTTGCTCTTGTTCATCGTCACGTTTGTCATCAACTCGTTGGCGGAACTCATTCGTCAGCGGCTCCGGGATAAGTACAGCCATGGGTGA
- a CDS encoding phosphate ABC transporter substrate-binding protein, with amino-acid sequence MTTDLWTAGAAEPVAVIEQGSVDTKLKSYSKVSGVSGTINSIGSDTLNNLITLWAEGFRKQYPNVKIQVEGKGSSTAPPALIENTAQLGPMSRTMKSSEIDAFETKFGYPPTAYPVAVDALALFVNKDNPIKGLTVTEVDALFSKSRRQGHAVELIKWGQLGLTGDWAAAPVSLYGRNSASGTYGFFKEHALKNGDFKDQVKEQPGSASVVQGISEDRYGIGYSGIGYTTSGVKMLPLAVKPGQPLIEPTQANTRNGTYPLWRYLYIYVNQAPGKPLSPIVKEFLAYVYSREGQSDVLRDGYFPVDATLAEKQLSQIR; translated from the coding sequence ATGACGACCGATCTTTGGACAGCCGGTGCCGCTGAGCCTGTCGCTGTCATCGAACAGGGAAGCGTCGATACCAAGCTCAAGTCCTATAGTAAGGTCAGCGGCGTCTCCGGAACGATCAACAGCATCGGCTCCGATACCTTGAACAACTTGATCACGCTGTGGGCGGAGGGATTCCGCAAGCAATATCCCAATGTGAAAATTCAAGTCGAGGGGAAGGGGTCCAGCACGGCGCCGCCTGCGCTCATTGAAAACACGGCTCAACTCGGTCCCATGTCGCGGACGATGAAGTCGAGCGAGATCGATGCATTCGAAACGAAGTTCGGGTACCCGCCGACTGCCTACCCTGTCGCGGTGGATGCCTTGGCGCTCTTCGTCAATAAGGACAATCCGATCAAGGGACTCACGGTTACAGAGGTGGACGCGCTGTTTTCCAAATCCCGGAGGCAGGGCCATGCGGTCGAACTGATCAAGTGGGGACAACTCGGATTGACCGGAGACTGGGCCGCTGCGCCTGTCAGTCTCTATGGCCGCAATTCTGCTTCCGGCACCTATGGCTTCTTCAAGGAACACGCACTCAAGAACGGCGACTTCAAGGATCAGGTGAAGGAACAGCCCGGCTCCGCCTCCGTGGTGCAAGGGATCAGCGAAGATCGTTACGGCATCGGCTACAGCGGGATCGGCTATACCACGTCCGGAGTAAAAATGCTTCCGCTGGCGGTAAAGCCCGGCCAACCGCTCATCGAACCCACCCAGGCGAACACGAGAAACGGCACGTATCCGCTCTGGCGATACTTGTACATCTATGTGAATCAGGCCCCGGGAAAACCCCTCTCCCCCATCGTGAAAGAGTTTCTTGCCTACGTGTACAGCAGGGAGGGGCAATCCGACGTGCTGAGGGATGGCTACTTCCCGGTCGATGCCACCTTGGCTGAGAAGCAGCTGAGCCAGATCCGGTAA
- a CDS encoding response regulator transcription factor yields the protein MSEREPPDYSIALATVCKSDLVRLGLQAVLTTHPHVRLVGEAINASDAEEIVAREKPRALIVVLESEIDIADLVRKVRISVPTIRIIAISAMEYRHGTGGLLLSGIDGIVLNIQPVEVLLATVDYLRRLPGTSRRQERNDPTSSDSRETTDCRDPASPSLPERLDSPLTDREQEIALLVGQGLSNKDIADRLHISTITVRHHLTNLFGKLGISTRLKLLRWVHQKGLAGCGPAV from the coding sequence GTGAGCGAACGAGAACCACCCGATTATTCAATTGCCCTGGCGACCGTCTGCAAGAGTGATCTCGTCCGTCTCGGCCTGCAGGCCGTCCTGACGACTCACCCGCACGTCAGGCTGGTTGGGGAAGCGATCAACGCATCGGACGCGGAGGAGATCGTCGCACGCGAGAAGCCCCGGGCGCTCATTGTGGTGCTTGAGTCAGAAATCGACATCGCAGACCTGGTGCGGAAGGTGCGGATTTCCGTTCCGACGATCAGAATCATCGCCATCAGTGCCATGGAATACAGGCACGGTACCGGCGGGCTCCTGTTGTCCGGCATCGACGGCATTGTATTGAACATTCAACCGGTGGAGGTCCTGCTCGCAACCGTCGACTACCTCCGCAGGCTCCCCGGAACGTCCCGGCGACAGGAGCGCAACGACCCGACCTCGTCGGATAGCAGAGAAACGACCGACTGTCGGGACCCTGCGAGTCCCTCCTTGCCTGAACGCCTTGATTCTCCCTTGACCGATCGTGAACAGGAGATTGCCCTGTTGGTCGGACAAGGTCTGTCCAACAAAGACATTGCCGACCGCCTTCACATCTCCACCATCACTGTCCGTCATCACCTGACCAATCTGTTCGGCAAACTTGGCATCAGCACCCGGTTAAAGCTGCTCCGATGGGTTCATCAAAAGGGCCTGGCGGGATGCGGACCGGCCGTCTGA
- a CDS encoding DUF2934 domain-containing protein, translating into MAQRRIKSTADSKQKGSPSKSAKKASARPRPVRDRQPQPTGGMAAAEEIRIRIEKLAYELYQRRGRQDGHDRQDWLEAERLTLSQAADTRQGGLDRLSASSHA; encoded by the coding sequence ATGGCACAACGACGGATCAAGTCAACCGCAGACAGTAAGCAGAAAGGTAGCCCCTCCAAGTCGGCCAAGAAGGCGTCTGCCCGCCCACGGCCGGTCCGCGACCGGCAACCGCAACCAACCGGCGGCATGGCAGCGGCCGAGGAGATCAGGATACGCATTGAGAAACTGGCCTATGAGCTGTATCAGCGCCGGGGACGGCAGGACGGGCATGATCGCCAAGATTGGCTGGAGGCCGAACGGTTGACGCTCTCACAAGCCGCAGATACGAGGCAAGGTGGCCTCGATCGCCTTTCGGCCTCATCCCATGCGTAA
- a CDS encoding response regulator transcription factor has product MIVQIIEDEPLHADLLDRALRQAQFATTLAADGESGWRDAQRLLPSLILLDLMLPGLSGHEVCRLVRRTPLTRHIPIIMLTAVGTEADRIAGLEMGADDYVVKPFSPREVVSRVHAVLRRVHETRREAPVLFSDTSITMEGPYFVVSLQERQITVSNTELRLLQYLLTRDGELVRGDELLNLPGEEPGSMNREELDHRVRFLRRKLENSGTGSIEIFPGFRYRFLAHPRPT; this is encoded by the coding sequence ATGATCGTCCAGATCATCGAAGACGAGCCGCTCCACGCCGACCTCCTGGACCGCGCGTTGCGCCAGGCCCAATTCGCGACGACGCTTGCCGCGGATGGTGAGAGTGGATGGCGTGACGCGCAGCGACTGCTGCCTTCGTTGATTCTTCTCGACTTGATGCTGCCGGGTCTCAGCGGCCATGAGGTCTGTCGCTTAGTCCGACGCACGCCTTTAACACGCCATATCCCGATCATCATGCTGACGGCCGTCGGAACAGAAGCAGACCGTATTGCCGGCCTTGAAATGGGAGCAGACGACTACGTGGTGAAGCCGTTCAGCCCGCGGGAGGTCGTGTCGCGCGTCCATGCCGTACTGCGCAGAGTCCATGAGACACGTCGTGAGGCCCCTGTTCTGTTTTCCGATACCTCCATCACAATGGAGGGGCCTTACTTCGTCGTGTCCTTGCAGGAACGGCAAATCACCGTTTCGAACACAGAGCTGAGGCTGCTTCAATACCTGTTGACTCGGGATGGGGAATTGGTGCGCGGCGATGAACTGCTGAACCTTCCAGGCGAGGAGCCCGGGAGCATGAACAGAGAGGAACTCGATCACCGTGTTCGCTTTCTTCGACGAAAGCTGGAGAACAGCGGTACGGGATCGATTGAGATTTTTCCGGGGTTTCGTTATCGCTTCCTGGCCCATCCGAGGCCAACCTGA
- a CDS encoding phosphate-starvation-inducible PsiE family protein codes for MGRAIDTDLTELWMKGIKAVLSLLILTILIALTGGVVKTFLDIALLLHAPVEIGLRQIIVDTLILLAVVEVFKTTLTYFSEGRVKVTFIVDTILVVMLTEIISLWFKDADHMKLLSLGAILLALGAIRVVAVRCSPAQGDGTGRGSFCGREEI; via the coding sequence ATGGGGCGTGCCATCGATACCGATCTTACCGAACTCTGGATGAAAGGGATCAAGGCAGTCCTCAGCCTGCTCATTCTGACGATCCTCATCGCCTTGACCGGCGGGGTCGTCAAAACCTTTCTGGATATCGCACTGTTGCTGCATGCCCCGGTGGAGATCGGGCTCCGGCAGATTATTGTTGATACGCTGATCCTTCTCGCGGTCGTGGAAGTGTTCAAGACCACGCTGACCTATTTTTCAGAAGGTCGCGTCAAAGTCACCTTCATCGTCGATACGATCCTCGTGGTCATGTTGACGGAAATCATTTCTCTCTGGTTCAAGGATGCGGACCATATGAAGCTGCTCTCGCTTGGAGCCATTCTCCTGGCACTCGGAGCGATTCGGGTGGTGGCGGTGCGTTGTTCGCCGGCGCAAGGCGACGGAACCGGGAGAGGATCGTTCTGCGGCCGCGAAGAGATTTAG